The following proteins are co-located in the Paenibacillus sp. FSL H8-0079 genome:
- a CDS encoding helicase-related protein: protein MPCAACGLAACAYCEACLALGRSRACALLLRSAAQGAVPRRGEAPRRGTALAPTGGGLARWGLSAAQSAAATAALAFLARPPAGDGPGRFLLWAVTGAGKTEMIFPLLQHTLDRGGRALVATPRRDVVLELAPRLAKAFLDTSLATLYGGSDERWKDAQLTLATTHQLMRFHQGFDLVIIDELDAFPYHNDPMLAHAAASSCKPEGNFVYLSATPPARLQREAAQGKLTHAKVPVRFHRHPLPVPRLIKMVTVAQCIQRQQLPAVIKNNIQISLKRDAQVFVFVTRIAQIEAFVNLMRRTFPGIHIEGTSSQDPDRASKVIAFRERTIRLLVTTTILERGVTIPRSDVFILDADNGLFDEASLVQMAGRAGRSMDDPAGRVVFASSRRTRSQVKAVAQIRKMNTIARRKGYLHPPSRT from the coding sequence GTGCCCTGCGCTGCCTGCGGCCTGGCGGCGTGCGCCTACTGCGAGGCCTGCCTCGCGCTGGGGCGCAGCCGTGCTTGTGCGCTGCTGCTACGCAGTGCAGCGCAAGGGGCCGTGCCACGACGCGGCGAAGCACCGCGTCGTGGCACGGCCTTGGCCCCCACCGGCGGCGGGCTCGCCCGGTGGGGGCTTAGCGCAGCGCAGAGCGCGGCAGCAACCGCGGCGCTAGCGTTTTTGGCCCGGCCGCCCGCAGGGGATGGGCCGGGGCGATTTTTGCTGTGGGCTGTGACCGGGGCCGGCAAGACCGAGATGATATTCCCTCTACTCCAACATACATTGGATCGTGGTGGACGAGCACTGGTCGCTACGCCGCGCAGGGATGTGGTGCTGGAACTAGCTCCGCGTCTAGCTAAAGCTTTTCTGGACACCTCACTCGCTACCCTTTACGGAGGCAGTGACGAACGCTGGAAAGACGCTCAGCTCACGCTCGCGACCACACATCAACTGATGCGTTTTCACCAGGGATTCGATCTCGTCATTATCGATGAACTGGATGCTTTCCCATATCACAACGATCCAATGCTCGCTCACGCCGCGGCATCTTCCTGCAAACCAGAGGGGAATTTCGTCTATCTGTCTGCTACACCGCCAGCCCGGCTACAGAGGGAAGCAGCGCAGGGAAAACTCACTCATGCCAAAGTTCCAGTACGTTTCCACCGTCATCCTTTGCCCGTGCCAAGATTGATCAAGATGGTTACAGTGGCCCAGTGTATTCAAAGACAGCAATTGCCAGCTGTAATTAAAAATAACATTCAAATTTCACTGAAGCGTGACGCACAGGTATTTGTCTTTGTGACACGTATTGCCCAGATTGAGGCGTTTGTTAACCTGATGCGTCGTACCTTTCCCGGAATCCATATCGAAGGAACTTCATCTCAGGACCCTGATCGCGCTAGCAAAGTTATAGCCTTTCGTGAGCGCACAATTCGTTTGCTCGTAACGACAACGATTTTGGAGCGTGGCGTGACCATTCCACGTAGCGATGTCTTTATATTGGATGCAGACAATGGTCTCTTTGATGAAGCTTCACTGGTTCAGATGGCGGGCAGAGCAGGACGTTCCATGGATGACCCGGCGGGTAGGGTGGTTTTTGCATCGTCCCGTCGGACACGTTCCCAGGTTAAGGCCGTTGCACAGATCCGGAAAATGAACACCATCGCTCGTCGCAAAGGTTATCTGCATCCACCATCCCGAACCTAA
- a CDS encoding ComF family protein, which translates to MYKFRGHERYAPLLTALLIRAFQAMSEEQNSALAKEPPVPVAYPATLAQQMKPQWQPDAVTYVPVSSERLAERGFNQAERLADGLATACRLPIVDLLQRQINTTKQSFKSRGERIETMKNAFTINPDGMQLIEELYRKVHLPTRKGMSHAKPIQILLIDDIYTTGSTLDACGRVILNTCFSMEIIVEIYTLTLARS; encoded by the coding sequence ATGTACAAGTTCAGAGGCCACGAAAGATACGCGCCGCTCCTAACCGCGCTGTTGATTCGAGCTTTTCAAGCGATGAGTGAGGAGCAGAATTCTGCTTTGGCAAAAGAACCCCCCGTCCCCGTGGCTTATCCCGCCACACTTGCTCAACAAATGAAGCCGCAATGGCAGCCTGACGCGGTCACCTATGTTCCGGTGAGCAGCGAGCGCCTGGCCGAGCGCGGCTTCAATCAGGCGGAGCGGCTGGCTGATGGGCTCGCCACCGCCTGCCGCCTACCCATCGTTGATCTGTTGCAGCGCCAGATCAACACGACCAAACAAAGCTTCAAATCACGCGGTGAGCGTATCGAAACGATGAAGAATGCTTTTACCATCAACCCGGATGGTATGCAATTAATTGAAGAGCTATACAGGAAAGTTCATTTGCCAACACGAAAGGGCATGTCACATGCCAAACCCATACAGATACTGCTAATCGATGATATATATACAACAGGTAGCACCTTGGACGCTTGTGGGCGGGTTATCCTAAATACCTGCTTCTCTATGGAGATTATCGTCGAGATTTACACACTGACACTGGCAAGATCGTAG